The Pimelobacter simplex genomic sequence GCCGACCTCGGTCAGGGTCAGCGCCGTGGCCCGGTCCGCGCCGCCGGCCGCGAACGAGGCGAGCTGCGGTCGGTGGTACTCGGCGGCCGCGTCGGGGTCGACCGGTCCGGCCGAGGCGTAGCCGTCGCCGCGCGGGCCCAGCATCCCGCCGACCTGCCAGCCCACCAGCTCGTCGGCCCGCTCCGCCGCGACCTCGCGCAGCAGGTCGAGGCTCGCCCGATCGATCCGGTCGAGCGCCGCGGCGTCGTACCCGAGGACGGCGGCGTGGTCGGGGTTGGCCCGCCAGGTCGGTGCCTCCAGCAGCACGGGTGCCTGCGCGCGCACGGCGATGTCGACGTAGCCGCGGTAGTAGTCGCGCAGCACCGCCCGGCCCTCCTCGGAGTCGAGCAGCGGGAAGGCGGCGAACTCGGGTAGGTCGAAGCCGCGCAGGAAGATCAGCTCGGTCTCCAGACCGCCGTCCGTCACGTGTCGTGTCGTCATCGGGCACCTCCGCCGGTCGCACCAGTGTGCGCTCGGAGAGAACGGGGACGCCATCCCAAGAACCGGGGAGTGCCCTAGGCTCGGGCCGTGTTGACGACCCGGTCCGGTGTGCGCGTGCTCGCGCAGACCGACCTGCCCGCGTTCCTGGCCCTGGCCGGCCAGGACCCGGTCGCCAACGTCTTCGCGATCCACCGCGCCCACACCACCAACCTCGAGCCGCGCTGGCTCGGTGGCGAGATGTGGGGCCGGTTCCGCGAGGGTGAGCTCGTCGCGGCCTGCCACGTCGCCGCCAACCTGGTGCCGGTGCAGGCCACCGCCGACGACGCGGCCCGGTTCGCCGAGCGGGCCCTGGCCCGGCGTCGTACGGTCTCGACGATCGTGGGCCCGCAGGAGCCGGTCCGCGCCTTCTGGGGTCAGGTCGCCCCTCACTGGGGCCAGCCGCGCGACGTGCGCTGGGACCAGCGGCACCTGGCGATCGACACCGCACCCGCGATCACCCCCGACCACGGCGTGCGCGCCGGCGTCCGCGACGACCTGGCCACCCTCTACCCGGCCTGCGTGGCGATGTACACCGAGGAGGTCGGCGTCTCGCCCGAGACCGGCGGGGGCGGCGACCTCTACCGGGCTCGCGTCGCCCAGCTCGTCGGCCGCGGCTGGTCCT encodes the following:
- a CDS encoding homocysteine S-methyltransferase family protein, producing the protein MTTRHVTDGGLETELIFLRGFDLPEFAAFPLLDSEEGRAVLRDYYRGYVDIAVRAQAPVLLEAPTWRANPDHAAVLGYDAAALDRIDRASLDLLREVAAERADELVGWQVGGMLGPRGDGYASAGPVDPDAAAEYHRPQLASFAAGGADRATALTLTEVGEAIGISRAAADVGLPAGIGFTVETDGRLPDGTTLAAAVAAVDAAAPPAYFVVNCAHPSHVARGLDEGAWRDRVGGLRVNASTMSHAELDAAPTLDAGDPDRLAADQRPLLDAFTAVTVLGGCCGTDARHVAAMWGVPGPA
- a CDS encoding GNAT family N-acetyltransferase, which gives rise to MLTTRSGVRVLAQTDLPAFLALAGQDPVANVFAIHRAHTTNLEPRWLGGEMWGRFREGELVAACHVAANLVPVQATADDAARFAERALARRRTVSTIVGPQEPVRAFWGQVAPHWGQPRDVRWDQRHLAIDTAPAITPDHGVRAGVRDDLATLYPACVAMYTEEVGVSPETGGGGDLYRARVAQLVGRGWSFVRYDGDELVFKAEVACATPDAAQIQGVWVPPHRRGEGLATAGMAAVVHQVRARISPTVSLYVNDWNHAARKAYERVGFVETARFATVMF